CAGTTGAATGGTATCAACCTTGCGGTCAATATCCATTTCCAGAATATCATACCAGGCGGGCATGACAAAGCCGCCGTTAATGGTAACGGGAATGGATGGTGCGTGTGGAAAGATAAAGCGAACCGCCAAATTTCCAGGTAGCTGTAATTCAGGGACAATGGGCGCAAAATCATGTCCGTCGGCACCTAGTCCATGCAGCCAGATCACAGTTGCATCAGGATTGTCTTTCGTCTCAATTTCTATTGCGGGAAGCAGTGCCATATTTTTTCCTTTTGATAATCTTGTAAAAAGTTGCCACGAAGTTCATAGATGGCTAGACAAAAAGTTCGATATACAAGGAGCAGTGTTTTCCAGGTATCCGACTCTACAGGCAGTATGTCAAAGGCCTGCCAAAAAACTGCAACGCGGGATATCGGGCTTTCTCGAAGTCTGCGCTTATCGCGACGCCATCCTTGTTGAGGATTATCCATTTATCTGGGTTTGGCTGTTGCAGGAGAATCGTGGAGCGACATCGGCAACGTAATAACAATAATTCCCCGGAGCACAAATCCCTTATTAATCATTTTCATCCGATCAAGAAAGATGTAACCTTGCATAAAAGGATATTTTTCAGCTTTCTCGAAGTCGGAGTTTATGCCCGTAAGGGTGCTTATCGCAGAGCCATCTGGGCAACTTCGATGATTTTTTTTATATCATATATATCGCAATCCACGACATGCAACTCATTGACACGCATAGCCATCTGGATCTCCACTGTTTTGCTGAAGACCGGCAGCAGGTGCTGTGTCGCAGCAGGAACAATGGCGTAGTCGCTCAGATATTGCCGGGTGTCTGCCGAGACTGGTGGCCCCATATGTTATCTTTGTGCAGCCGGACTCCTGATCTTTTTGCCGCTCCGGGACTTCACCCCATGTACCTGCAGAAACATTCTCCCCCTCATCTTGACGAACTGCGAAGCCTGGCCTCCTCGGGCACAATTGTCGCGTTGGGAGAAATAGGTCTGGATTATTATATTCGAGATATCGATCATTCACAGCAGCAGTATTATTTTGAAGAACAGCTGGATATCGCAAAAGAGTCCGATCTGCCCATTCTCCTTCATGCTCGCAAGGCTCACGACCAGGTTCAAGCAACCCTTCGACGAAAGAAATTCAACAGCGGCGGAATTGTCCATGCCTTCAGCGGCAGTCTGCAACAGGCCGAAAAATATCTTCAACTGGGCTTTAAAATAAGTTTCGGCGGCACCATCACCTACGACAGGTCCACAAAAATACGTGCCGTCGCTCTGCGTCTGCCTCTGGATGAGATTGTTTTGGAAACAGATGCGCCGGATATTCCTCCGGCAGCCCATCATGGCCAACGCAATTCCCCTGAATATCTCCCTCTGATCCTTGATTCCCTGGCCCAAATCCGCTCCGAGTCCAAAGCAGTGCTGGCCCAGCTGACTACCGCCAATGCCATTGAGATTCTACGACTGGACATAATCCTCCCCACGCAGGAATAAGAAAATCGACAATAAATATAGCAAGATCTACATCAGTAGAGTAAATCAGGGAGTCGTTGCACCAGAAATCAATCATTCTATCAATCCGGTTGATCCGAACAACAGAAACCAATCACATGACAAAAGTACAAGAATACTTTCCCCAGCTGTTGCTGGCTGCTTATGTCTTCGTTTTCGTCGTACTGGGCATCGCCCCGCCAAGCGGCAGAGAGGTGTGGCTGGCCGAAAACCTGCCCATCTGCTTCATTGTGCTGGTTTTGGTGATCCTCTATCGCAGGATGAGATTTTCCAACCTCAGCTATTTTCTGATGTCGTTTCTCATCTTCATGCACACCGTGGGCGGTTATTACACCTTCGCTGCTGTCCCCTTCGACTGGTTCACCGACTTTTTTGACTTCGAAAGAAACCATTACGACCGTATCGCCCACTTTTCCGTGGGATTCTATGCTTTTGCCATCGCCGAATGGTTGACGGCAAAGGCACTCACCAATTCCCGGCCGGTGACCTATCTGTTCGCGCTTTTTGCCATCATGTCGCTGGCCGCAACGTATGAGGTGATGGAGTGGCAATTCGCCATTCTCGGCAACCCGGAGGCGGGTGCCGAGGTCCTGGGATCGCAGGGAGACGTCTGGGATGCCCAGAAGGATATCGTCGCCGATACCCTGGGGGCGATTTTCGCCCTGGTGCTGTTCCATGCACTGCGCGGCAGAGGAGAAACAGGGCTGAGGCAAGCCTGATTCTACCTCCGGACCCGGGCCTCATCACTTTTCGCGTATCAGCGCTCCAGCCAGCGTTTGCAGTCGTCATCGTCATACCCCCTGTTTTGCCAATCAGGCCGAATCACAAAGTTACATCAAGGCTAGCTGATAATTTCCACAAGAAAATGCGCCAAAAACCCTTGCAAAGGTCGGCCAAACAATTACCATTTTCCTATTGTTATGCAGCCGGGTTGCGCGATTGTATTTGGTAAATGACGGAGACAAAGCATGCCTAAGTCGTATCCTGAAGCAGCCGGATCAACGGGGTCCGGAGCAAAACATGCAGATGATCGGTGGTGGCATCAATTGATGGCCGTCAAACCCGAAGAGTGGCGACCACTGCTGTGGTCTTCCAGCTATTTCTTTGCCCTGCTCTGCAGCTATTACATCATCCGGCCGATGCGTGATGAAATGGGAATCGCCGGCGGTGTGGAAAACCTGCAGTGGATGTTCAGTGGCACCTTTATGGTGATGCTGGCGGCGGTGCCACTATTCGGATGGTTGACCCGAAGTTTTGCACCACGCCGTTTTCTGCCCTATGTTTATTGGTTTTTTATCGTAAACCTGCTTCTCTTTTTCTTTCTCTTTCAATCCGCTTTCGCTCACGTCTATGTTGCGCGGGCCTTTTTTATCTGGGCAAGCGTTTTTAATCTTTTCATCGTTTCCGTCTTTTGGAGTTTCATGGCGAACATCTATTCCAATGCCCAGGCCAAACGGCTGTTCGGAGTGATAGCCGCGGGCGGTACCGCCGGCGCCTTGGCCGGACCTGCATTGACTGTTACGCTGGTGGGGCCGTTGGGACCGAATAACCTGCTGTTGATTTCCGTGGTTTTCCTGATCTGGGCGATCGTCTGTATTCAACGGCTGACCGCCTGGCGATCGTCTACCAGCGCCGCAGATGATCCTGACCGGATAACCGAGACCTCCCGCCCGTTGGGAGGCAGTATACTGGCAGGGGTGCGGCTGGTCTGGCGTTCACCATACCTGATCGGTATCTGTATCTTAATGCTGCTGTTTACTACACTGGCCACTTTTCTCTATTTCCAGCAGGCGCATATTATCCAGAATATAGAAGATCCAGCCCGACGCACCGCTCTGTTTGCCGCCATGGATTTTGCGGTCAATGCCCTGACCCTGGTCATCCAGATTTTTCTGACCGCCCGAATAGTTGAAAAATTCGGCCTCGGTTGGTCCCTGGCTTTGATCCCCCTCGTGCTTGTTGCCGGCTTTCTGCTGCTGGGCATAATCCCTGCTTTATGGGTCGTTGTCACCGTGCAGGTCCTGCGCCGCGCCGGCAACTACGCCATCATGCGTCCAGGCCGAGAAATGCTTTACGTGGTGCTTGACAAGGAAGAGAAATACAAGGCTAAAAACTTCATCGATACCGTGATTTACCGGGGCGGCGACGCCGCCAGCGCCTGGCTGTATACGGGGCTGCTGGCAATAGGTCTTTCCGCGGCGGGCATTGCCCTGGCGGCCGTGCCGCTGGCTGGCGTATGGGCCTGGATCTCATACCGACTGGGAAGACGTCAGGAACAGATAGCCACCGGTGGAACGCAGAGAAAATAAGGAGGTATTATTCATGAACATCTATTTTCCAATGATAAGCCGTCGAACATTCCTTCTGGGAACAGGAGTATTCATGGCCGCCATCACCTTGAGCCCCCGAAATATGTTGGGCGCCGGTCGTACACCTATTCAGCGTTCCATCCCGTCGTCAGGGGAACTTCTGCCGGTAATGGGCATGGGAACATGGAGAACTTTCGATGTCGGTGAGAACCCGGCCGCCAGAGAGCAACTGTCCGAAGTAATACAGGAGTTTTTCGACAACGGCGGCAGGATTATCGATTCTTCACCTATGTACGGCCGCTCCGAATCCGTGGTTGGAGATTTGCTCAAGACCACCGGGAATCAGAAAAAGGTTTTCGCCGCCACCAAGGTCTGGACCGACGGAAGGCGGAACGGCATCGTGCAGATGCAGCAATCAAAACATCGTCTCGGGGTCGATGTCGATCTAATGCAAATCCACAACCTGCGTGACTGGAAGACCCACCTGCCGGTGCTGCAGGAGTGGAAAAAGCAGGATCGGCTGCGCTACATCGGGATAACGACATCACATGGCCGCTACCATGAAGAACTTGAACAAATTTTAGCCACGGAAGATCTTGATTTTGTCCAGTTTACCTACAATATGGAAGATCGCCGGGCTGAAGAAAGGCTGTTTCCACTGGCAGCCGACAACGGCATCGCTACTCTGATCAACAGGCCCTTTCAGGGAGGTCACCTGTTTCGTAAAGCACAGGGTGCAACGCTTCCGGAGTGGAGCAGTGAAATCGGCTGTCGCACCTGGGGGCAATTTTTCCTGAAATTCATCATTGGCCATCCAGCGGTTACCTGTGTCATTCCCGCCACCTCAAAAGTTCATCATATGAAGGATAATATGGCAGCCGGTTTCGGCCATCTGCCGGATAAAGCGATCCGGGAACGGATGATCAGGCACTATGAATCCCTGTAAATCCTATTACCAGCTTTCACCTACTGCCGGAGAAGTTGCCGCAATCGATCCAGTAAAAGCCATGTCTTCACTGGCGATTCCACTCCGGCTTCCATCGGTATTTTGCCTGCTGGGAGGGAATTACAGGTATTTTTTGACTAAGGTCAAGGAAGTGAATCGAGATTAACTTCTATAATAAGGACAATCCGGGTCGACAGTTTCCCAGCATTTTTCCAAGAGGCAGGCATTTCGATAAATTATGATCGCCACACCCCTGACACTCCCATCCCTGCTCCTTCTTGCCGCATATGCCCTTCGCATCGGCAGTATAGGCGGAAGCCTTTTCTGGCTGATGACTGCCGGGCTGGCTCTGGCTCCACTTCCCTGGAAGAGCTGGGCATTGGCCGGCCTTCTTGGATTCGGCGTCTGGCAATGGGGGGACATCACCTATGCTTTGATCACCCAGCGCCTGACCCTTGATTTGCCATGGCTGCGTCTGGCGGCAATACTTGGAACGGTTGCTGTGCTCTGCCTGGTTGCCCTGCTTACCAACTGCCGCATGGCTCTGCGCAATACCGGTTTGACCGGCACTGCTCAGGCACTGGCCTTCCTGCTCACAGTGGCGGGTCTGGCTCTTGCCAGGCAAAAGACATCATTCGATATCATCCTGGCGGACCGTTTTTTCCCTGGAGGTGGCTGGGTTGCCATCTTCCTGTTGGGCTTTTACGCCGCCTGGGTTGCGGAGAAATTGCTGCAGCCCTGCAACTCGGCAAAATGGAGGCGTATCATCTGGACAGCCTTCTCGGTGATATTTTTCCTCCAGCTTTTTCTGGGGCTTCTCGGTTTCGAGCGGTTCTTGATGACCGGCAGCCTGCATCTCCCCATTCCTGCCCTGATAGCCGCCGGGCCATTATACCGCGGCGACGGCTTCTTTATGATTATCCTTTTTGCGGCGACACTGGTGCTGGTCGGTCCGGCCTGGTGCAGTCATTTGTGTTATTTCGGCGCCTGGGATAATCTGGCCGCCACGGGCAAGTATCGACCGGCAAAATTTCCCGAATGGACAAAAACCGTCAGATGGCTGATCTTCCTGATTGTTTGCGTCACGGCGATAATGCTGGGCAGGAGCGGGATACCGGTTTGGTTCGCTCTTTTACTTGCCACCGTCTTTGGTCTTGGCGGCATAGCCGTAATGTTTACACAGTCGCGAAAACAAGGCCATATGGCCCACTGCCTAATCTATTGCCCCATGGGACTGGTCGCCAATCTCTTGGGCAAAATAAATCCGTGGCGCATCCGTATTGATCGTCAATGCTGCAAGTGCAGCAAATGCTCGCGCTTCTGCCGCTACGGAGCTCTTACCACTGCAGATATCAACAGGGGCAGGGCCGGGCTCAACTGTTCTTTATGCGGGGATTGCATTTCCGGCTGTCCCCATGACCACCTGCACTATACGTTTCCCGGCTTAAGTAACAAAGTCTCCCGTTCGGGTTTTATTGTCGTCATTGTTTTTCTGCATACTTTATTTCTTGGTCTCTCCCGGCTGTAGCTGCAATTTTTTTCCTTGCCGATAACTCCGAAAATAAAAAAAAATAGCGGCTGATGTATGTAACAGGCACCAGCCAAATACCATATATGCTTATGTTTCTGAGTTTCACCGAATTTGCCTGTATCTCCGCTTCAACCATCATCCCTGGAACTCCTCATAAGAGTAATTAAGGTTGTCTCATGAGGTAAAGGAGATACTTCCTTGGAAACAACCTCATTAAGGAGGTCCAGTGATGGCTAGCAGGAAACCCGATGACCGAGAGCAAAAATTACAACGAAAAAGAGATCCTTATCTTGACCGGCGCTCAGGAGAGGATCGTAGACAGGTCTATTCGGTAGATTATTTTTTAAAGAATAACCCCGATCGTCGAAGCGGCAGAGAAAGACGGTCGCGAATCGAACGCCGCAAAGGCTGTATTCGTGTCGATGAGTGGGCTTCAGTTTGTCCCGACATAGAGGAAATTACCGATGATAAACCATATGTAATTGATTCGTTGAAGCGATAGCCGCCAGCCACAGCATCTAACCCAGTGTACGGAGTGGCCGTTTTTCAAGAGTAAGACAATAAAATGTTAACGATTGGGCAAAGACCCTGAATATTTTTTGATATGGTGTCTAAAGAGAGACAGGCTCCTAAATGCCGAGAGTTGACACCGTCTTTCAGGAGATGTATTTTGGCGGCATCTAATACTGGACATATGTTCAGATTATATTTTCTTTTACAGGTGCTCTATGACCCTAGCTTCGGCAATTACTCTGCTCTTCGTTCTCTTCTTCTTCATTATTGCCTGGTTCGGCTTGAGCTACATTCTCTCACCGAGGATGGAAAACCCTGACGCTATTGCCCGGCTGACCGGAAACTGCGGCGATACCATGGAAATCGCCCTGCAGATGTCAGATGGTAAGGTTATGAAGACGCATTACTGGACCGACGGATGCACCATGAGCAGGACCTGTATTGAATTTGCGGCCAGACTTGCCAGCGGCAAGTCTCTGAAGGAATTAAGAAATATCAACATGACCCACATCATTGACGATATCGGACAGGTACCCGAATCACATCTTCACTGTGCCCAGCTTGCAGAAACCGTACTGCAGAAAGCACTGTCGGATTATATGGCTGGACATGAAGACAAACCCGCCACTCAGGGCTAACCTGCCTGCTATCATGGAAGAGAAAGTGCAAGGCGGCACTATCCAGTTGCTCGACCTCCCTGATTCAAGGATTTAAAACATGCACGTCATGCCTGCATATAAGGATGTCTTACATTTCTGGTTTGAAGAGACAGAACACTCCCAATGGTGGACCAAGGACGAGGCTTTTGACAGCTTGATCCGTCATCGTTTTTCCGATGTTCATGGCAAAGCTGTCCGCTGTGAACTTTTCAGGTGGAGAGAAAATGGTGCGGGAAGACTTGCGGAAATTCTGGTGCTGGATCAGTTTTCCAGAAACATGTTCAGGGGAAAACCACAGGCCTTTGCCAATGATGCGCTGGCACTGGCCCTGGCGCAGGAGGCCATCTCGCGAGGAGTGGACCATAATTTATCACCGGTCAGAAAAGGTTTCCTCTATCTTCCCTTTATGCATAGCGAATCCCTGGAAATCCACAAGGTTGCCGAGAAGCTCTATAGAACTCAGGGACTGGAAGATAATCTGCACTGGGAAATAAAGCACAAAAACATTATCGAACGATTCGGCCGCTATCCTCACAGAAACGCTATCCTGGGCAGGCCGTCGACTCCGGAGGAAATTGTATTCCTGAAGCAGCCGGGCTCCTGCTTTTAGGCAAGGAATATTTCACGAATAAGGCACTCATGCTTTCCAGACAAAATTTATTACAAACAGCTGAACGCATCTGGGTTATCGGCGGCGGCAAGTTCGGCACACATGCCATGGAATCGCTGCGACGGAAGGTATATGGTGCCGATATCATTCTCGTTGATAAACAGCCTATCGGCGATTTCCCCGAAGGTGTGGAAAGTATCTGTGCCGATGGAATTGAATGGTTTGTGGAGCACTTTACCCCGACAGCCGATATCAGCAAGGTTATCCCCGCCCTGCCCCTGCATCTCGCTGCCGAGTGGCTGAAAAAAAGGCTTTTCCTGGACGGCTTTGCGGTGACTTCACCCACCCTGCCGGATGAACTGCTGCAACGCCTCCCGCACCCGCTCCGCTGCAGTCCCAATCAGGCGGTAATATCACATGCCGACTTCCTCTGTCCGCCAAACTGCCCGGAACCTGCAGGATTCTGCTTTTCCACCGGCTGCCCGCGCCCCCCCTCGCTCTACCATCTCATAGACACCTTGGACTGCGCACCTTTTACTGCCCTGAGCCTCAGAAGCCGACAGTTTGCCGCGGGTGTTGGGGGATTTTATCCAAGTGATCTGTGGAAGCTTTTGGAAAAGGTGAAGTCGCTGCCTGATACTCCACTGCTTATCGGTACCGCATGCAAATGTCACGGCGTCATCGACAGTCTTTATCTGGCCGGGCAATAAATTCTCCGAAATTACCTTAATGGCTTAAAGAGGTACTCCAGACCGTTGACCTTTATCTCGTAGACAATCTGCAGCAGTTTCCCAAGCCTACCCTCCGGGAAACCCTTACGGCTGAACCAGACAACATAGGGTTCCGGCAGATCGACCAGGAGAAGTCCTTTATATTTACCAAACGGCATGCGGCAGCGCGCCAATTCCAGCAGATCTGCGTGCTCCAGGTTTTCAGATGCCTGCTCCGCAGTGGGTTCGCCCGGCATCTTAGCAGCTCTATCTTTGCTCATAAACAGCCTGAAGAAACTGATTGAGGCCTTCGGGATCAAAAAAATCCGGATCATATCCCTCTAATGAGGGAACGTCAAAAACTTCTTTCAGACCTTCATTTGAACCGGCTAGATATTGCAGGAGTTCCTGGTACATAGGTACCCCTCCGATATCTTCCGGAGGACAGGCCCTGGCGCCTTCGACCACGACCGGATAGGGCTTGGCCTCACTTTCCGGGATGACCTTTTCCAACATGACAACATGCTCCCAGTTATCACCAAAATCGTAGACGTAAACAACTCCCTGAAGGAGCTCTTTCTCCAGATCGCTCAGTAAAGACCGGGATTCATCAAGAAGGGGCGTATCGAAATAATCATTGGTCTGCAGCGGGCCATAAAACTTGAAACCAGCCTGAAACTGATGCATATGGTAGTCCTGCCACCCCATGGTCAGTTGTATGAGCTCGTGCAGTCCGGCAAGGGACATAGAACAGGGAACCTGAAGGCGCCGCCAGATTTGCGGTTTGGCATAGGACAAAATTATTTCGAGTTGATAACTTCCCCCCCCTCTCTTTTGTACTTTTACAGGCTGTTCCCTTTTTTTGCCGTGCCTCGGAAAGTCGACCTTGATCACCTTGCCTTCCTTAGCAGCTCGAGCTTCTCCTTTTTTGCCGCCTCGAGGTGGAAGACCGCAGCAATCGCTGAACTTCTTGCCGCTGCCGCAGGGGCACTGAGCGTTTTTGCCAACCCGGCTGGAAGGCAGCTTGAAAGGCGATGACGATGAACGGATTTTTTCAATGCGCCTTTTTTCCAGATTACCGGCATGGTTTTGAATCGTTTCAACGGAAAGTCCCAGCGCCTGCAGCATGAGCAACTGAATCCGGGCAACTTTCTCAAGATCGCTGCCGGAGAGATTGACTCCTATTTTACTGAGCTCTTCATCGGGAAGGTAATCAAACATATCAACCGCATCTTCCGGATAGACGATACCTTCAAGGATAACCAGGCTGTTCAGCAGATGATCATGCTCTTCTTCGCCGAGTCCCTGCTGCTCCTCCCAGCACTCCGGCCGCAGGGTTAATGCCTCTTCAAAACCGGAAGCCCAGTCGAAGATATGTGCGAAATCGCTTTCTTGAAGATTCTCCATGTCGAAGGGCATAATCAGCTCACCTTTGTGAAAGGCAGCGATATGCTTGTTGAGTACGGTAAAAATAACACCAGTCAACTCCCGCGCCTGATCTTCGCTTTCGTACTCAGGCATTTCTTCGTTAAAGATCAGCGGCAGCCACTCTCCTGGTTCAATAGCATCGGGGGTAATGGCTATACCATAGAGAAAACCGCGCAGTTCATAATAGCCCAGCACCACTTCAGGCACTGGTGAAAGCGATAGCAGTTTCTTGAGCGCCTTTTCTTCTTTTTCTGTAACAAGAGGTTTCATTGGACCGAAATATAATATTGATCAGGTACCTTGCTGTAGAGAAATTTTTAGAAATACTATCTACCACTTTTAACACCAGGAATCTCATCTGTAACCAAGAAAATTAGTGCTTTACTCCTGAAAAACAGCCGCTAAGAGCAGAAGTACAAAAAAACATTCAAATTCGTGAATCCGCCTCTACATCCAAAGTTACCCTTGAGGGATACTGCAAAGAGTCCAGCTCAGAAGGCTTAAGTACATTCACTTTTATCCGACCCCGATCGTTCAAGGCAACAGACTGGATGAATAAAATTTCCTGATTACCCCTAATCCTCAGCTCAAGGTCGGGACTGCTCTTTTCACGGGTCTCTGCAGCCCGGACGGCTGCAGCGAAGCCCCCAGGGTTTATGGCGTCCCGATGAAAAGAGCAGTCCCGGCCTGGGCCAGAAAATACTGAGTTTCAGGGGTAATCAGATAAAATTTTAAAAGTCACGATTATGCAGAAATGATCCTGCTCAAAATAACAAAGGGGGAACCATGTCATGGTTCCCCCTTTTAGAATACTCACCCGGCAGCCTGGGATAATTAAACTGCAACGTACCTCTGGAATATCTCGTTAAGCAGTTTTTATTTCTATCTTCCGGGGCTTTGCTTTCTCAGATTTGGGAAGATGCAGTTCCAGGACTCCCTCCTTCAACTCTGCATTAACCCGTTCCACGTCAATAGTCTGCGGTACTGAAAATATTCTGCGATACTCGAGTTCCCCAAATTCCTCCCAGCCGACCGCGCCGGATTTTTCAAGCTTGCGGCTTCCAACTATGGCAAGCCTGCCGTTGTCAACATTTATGCTGATGTCGTCTCTTTCTATACCGGGCATATCGGCGTACAAAAGAATTTCTTCTTCGTTTTCAAAGATATCGACGGCCGGAGCCACTGTCGGCAAATCGCTTTTTCTCTCAGGCATGGACTCTTCTCTTTTGGTAATTTCTTTTTCACTCATATCGTTACCTCCATTGCGTCTGCGTTTTAGGGCCTACTATTAAAGGATATTCTGTTTACCGAATATTGATTTGCTTCGGTTTGGCAGCTTCCGCTTTCGGCAGCGAGAGAGTCAGCAGACCGTTTTTCAGTGAGGCTTCAACTTTTTCAGCATCGACGTCGGATGGAATGGTAAAACTGCGTGTAAATGTTGTCAGCGGACGTTCGCTCCTATGGACCTTGTACCCCTCGGGTCCGTCCGCCTTGCGACTGCCGCTTACTTCCAGATAATTTCCCTGAATTTTGATGTCGATATCATCTTTGGTCATCCCAGGGACTTCCGCCATGACGACAAACTTATCGCCATTGTCGTACAGGTTGGTCCGGGGTGTTCCCGCTGCTACTGTTCCCCAGCCGTAATCATCTCCATAGGATCTGTCGAAATCGGAGAACAATCTGTTCATCCGCGAGCGAAGCAGATCCATGTTGCCAAACATTCTGTCAAAATCATTGATACTTGTCCACATAACTGTTCCTCCTTCAACACAATGTATTTACGGTTTGGCGGATTCGCCGAGAGGCACTCAACAAAATACCAGATGAAGATTCCGCTCCACGAATGCGTCATATCTTTTGATCAAGATGGTAACTACAAAATTCCTCATGTCAATATCCTGCAAATTCCTTTTTATTATTTTTTATCTACATTACTATCTAACTCATTATTGACAAAGTAATGAATAAGTGCTATTTTCACAAAGAATAAAGGAGAACGCTATGGTGCAAAAAAAACCGCCATCCCTCAATAAAACGCTGGATCTTACAGTGGATGATCTGATAGGCAAACAGTCTGTCAGAGCTACTTTTAAACTGCCTCAAGAGGTCATAGATCTCCTAGGTGTGATGTCTGGCCAATTGGGCATTAACAAAAAAACGCTTTTTGACCAGCTCATAGAAAACACATCCATTTTACGTAAGATTGCTCAAGAGGCGAAAAACTATCGACCCGACAGGGCCGGGTGGCGCCAAAAGACATTTGTGATAAGCAGGAATTCCCTGGATTTGCTCAACTCTATTTCCAGGCAGGAACATGTTTCCCGAAACCTGCTAGTGGAGATATCAATACAACGCCTCCTGCCGGTTGCTAAAACCGAGCTTGACAAGCATAACAACCGTAAAGAATTACAGAAAGAAATGGCGGAGTATCTTATGCAGGGGAATAACCTTCTACGAAAATCGGCACAGCTGCTCGGCAAGGACGACAAGCTTCACGGAATGATAAAGGAGCAGATAGCCATCGCCAGAAAAAATCTTTCAGAGATAGAAATAATGATAGAGAAAGGAATGGTTATGGAGGACTGGTGATGATGTTAACCGATAAAACAAAGCTCAGGTCCACCAAAGGCGGGTGGTAGTCGTGATCGCGAATTTTGAAGGAGGTTCTGTTATGTCTAAGAACTACTACGTTATCCTGGGTATACCATCCGACTCATCCCTGAGTGATATCAAATCCGCCTTCAGAAGGCTCGCCAAGGAATTTCATCCGGACTATTTCGGTAAAACCGAGTCCCCATTTCCTGCTATCCAGGAGGCGTATTCGGTATTAAGCGATCCTGAACGGCGCAGAAAATACGATAATTCTCTTGATACAAACCGGGTTCAGACCGAAAGGAAGCAATTCAACAAACCTTCTCGAACCTACGGCGGCGAGGTTGAACCACTCATTCCCGAAGGAAACAGAACTGAACCACTGCGGAGATCCTCGGTCGCTGCTTTCCGGTCTCTGCGTCCCGAATCCGATTCTCTCATTGATCGATTCTTTCATACCGCGTCAGAGAGGCGGCGTTATGGAAGAAACACGAAAAGACACAGGGAATTTTTGGTCACACTTTCAGAAGAGCAGGTAAGGCGAGGTGGACAGCTCCGCCTTCACGTTCCCTCACAAGTGCGATGCCCCGAGTGTGGCGGCAGCGGCAGCATGGGCTTTTACGAATGCCGCCGATGTTTTGGCAGCGGAACTCTTCAGGGTGAAATTCCACTTCTGCTGAATTATCCTGCCCATATTGCCGACAACCACTCCGTCCGGCTCACGCTTAATCGCTACGGCATAGCTGATCTTGGAATTACAGTCAGATTCAAGACGGAAGGCTCATCCGGAGACTGAAGGCAAAAACCGGAACCTTAATCCAATCGAATATGCGTAGTTAGGCTCGGAGTTACAGCAGATCGGAAACCCTTCGGGTTCACCAGAACGGGTTCGGCAAATCTCTCCAGCTGACTGATCATATCAGCTTAACCAAAGACTCGACGACGGACCGTCAACCCCAAGAAAAAAGAAAGAATCCCTGGACAGCTTGTCAACCAGCCAGAGAAGCATCATAAATAATCCCGATTCTTGGTGTTAGCACTTTAAACATTATGTCATATAGTTTCATCCAGCTGATTTCCCACTGTCCTTTCCGGCATAAGTTGTTTAGAAAATTTTGCCGGAAACCATC
This Desulfopila inferna DNA region includes the following protein-coding sequences:
- a CDS encoding TatD family hydrolase, producing the protein MLCRSRNNGVVAQILPGVCRDWWPHMLSLCSRTPDLFAAPGLHPMYLQKHSPPHLDELRSLASSGTIVALGEIGLDYYIRDIDHSQQQYYFEEQLDIAKESDLPILLHARKAHDQVQATLRRKKFNSGGIVHAFSGSLQQAEKYLQLGFKISFGGTITYDRSTKIRAVALRLPLDEIVLETDAPDIPPAAHHGQRNSPEYLPLILDSLAQIRSESKAVLAQLTTANAIEILRLDIILPTQE
- a CDS encoding DUF2238 domain-containing protein, with the translated sequence MTKVQEYFPQLLLAAYVFVFVVLGIAPPSGREVWLAENLPICFIVLVLVILYRRMRFSNLSYFLMSFLIFMHTVGGYYTFAAVPFDWFTDFFDFERNHYDRIAHFSVGFYAFAIAEWLTAKALTNSRPVTYLFALFAIMSLAATYEVMEWQFAILGNPEAGAEVLGSQGDVWDAQKDIVADTLGAIFALVLFHALRGRGETGLRQA
- a CDS encoding NTP/NDP exchange transporter, producing MPKSYPEAAGSTGSGAKHADDRWWHQLMAVKPEEWRPLLWSSSYFFALLCSYYIIRPMRDEMGIAGGVENLQWMFSGTFMVMLAAVPLFGWLTRSFAPRRFLPYVYWFFIVNLLLFFFLFQSAFAHVYVARAFFIWASVFNLFIVSVFWSFMANIYSNAQAKRLFGVIAAGGTAGALAGPALTVTLVGPLGPNNLLLISVVFLIWAIVCIQRLTAWRSSTSAADDPDRITETSRPLGGSILAGVRLVWRSPYLIGICILMLLFTTLATFLYFQQAHIIQNIEDPARRTALFAAMDFAVNALTLVIQIFLTARIVEKFGLGWSLALIPLVLVAGFLLLGIIPALWVVVTVQVLRRAGNYAIMRPGREMLYVVLDKEEKYKAKNFIDTVIYRGGDAASAWLYTGLLAIGLSAAGIALAAVPLAGVWAWISYRLGRRQEQIATGGTQRK
- a CDS encoding aldo/keto reductase, whose protein sequence is MNIYFPMISRRTFLLGTGVFMAAITLSPRNMLGAGRTPIQRSIPSSGELLPVMGMGTWRTFDVGENPAAREQLSEVIQEFFDNGGRIIDSSPMYGRSESVVGDLLKTTGNQKKVFAATKVWTDGRRNGIVQMQQSKHRLGVDVDLMQIHNLRDWKTHLPVLQEWKKQDRLRYIGITTSHGRYHEELEQILATEDLDFVQFTYNMEDRRAEERLFPLAADNGIATLINRPFQGGHLFRKAQGATLPEWSSEIGCRTWGQFFLKFIIGHPAVTCVIPATSKVHHMKDNMAAGFGHLPDKAIRERMIRHYESL
- a CDS encoding 4Fe-4S binding protein, with product MIATPLTLPSLLLLAAYALRIGSIGGSLFWLMTAGLALAPLPWKSWALAGLLGFGVWQWGDITYALITQRLTLDLPWLRLAAILGTVAVLCLVALLTNCRMALRNTGLTGTAQALAFLLTVAGLALARQKTSFDIILADRFFPGGGWVAIFLLGFYAAWVAEKLLQPCNSAKWRRIIWTAFSVIFFLQLFLGLLGFERFLMTGSLHLPIPALIAAGPLYRGDGFFMIILFAATLVLVGPAWCSHLCYFGAWDNLAATGKYRPAKFPEWTKTVRWLIFLIVCVTAIMLGRSGIPVWFALLLATVFGLGGIAVMFTQSRKQGHMAHCLIYCPMGLVANLLGKINPWRIRIDRQCCKCSKCSRFCRYGALTTADINRGRAGLNCSLCGDCISGCPHDHLHYTFPGLSNKVSRSGFIVVIVFLHTLFLGLSRL
- a CDS encoding iron-sulfur cluster assembly scaffold protein; translated protein: MTLASAITLLFVLFFFIIAWFGLSYILSPRMENPDAIARLTGNCGDTMEIALQMSDGKVMKTHYWTDGCTMSRTCIEFAARLASGKSLKELRNINMTHIIDDIGQVPESHLHCAQLAETVLQKALSDYMAGHEDKPATQG